In Candidatus Contubernalis alkalaceticus, the following proteins share a genomic window:
- a CDS encoding Z1 domain-containing protein, whose product MTEFLGFDIDEEASSWDVTIDGQQREILERSFLSIEDEERSKIFATAAKMLAKCSNPNETQGDSIGLGLGKVQSGKTSSFIALSALAIDNGIKVIIILAGSKKTLLNQTTERLKEQLRVSNNGGVALLTTLDRIQSIRSDCISRLVTVGKSIVITILKHQDHIDHIAEVFSNPELMCLPTIIIDDEGDQASLNTQARKRKRSTIYSSISNLRFRFSNHSYIAFTATPQANLLISTLDEIRPRFCVLIEPGSGYTGGSQFHGENEELYNVSVPDDEIGFDEVGVEGIPKSLESALSTFFVGAAIRTLRGDHGNHSMLIHTSRLRGNHQNVDEKLRLWLERWNQIVKLDSQDPARVNFNTVMKDGYEELCRTVQNIPSWEEVTGAIVRELINYQVWKVNSDRDAEVLSREDMLFRNNIFVGGSMLERGVTLPGLAVTYITRRANIQQADTVEQRARWFGYKKHYLDTCRIWATTHIRQDFKALLGHEDELWESLRLMEKEDISLDEWTAVLQLSPQFRPTRANVASAREVNLRKWLLNRLPANNENIARGNVKIAENFFDSNHAEVVRFGNIEHKFVRNCEPNYVLQELIGKMSNWEVTDWDLPFVMDLFNKLIRTGQFTGLDVVRMASNAERERTFIDGVIGRLHQGRSQSRIPSDPHYYAGDANLHENRPQLQTHFIKPTQCSTGVSTNITLVALALFIPEDLARATGRLVRGNA is encoded by the coding sequence ATGACTGAATTTTTAGGGTTCGATATTGATGAAGAAGCTTCTTCATGGGATGTAACTATTGATGGGCAGCAAAGAGAAATTTTAGAAAGAAGCTTTTTAAGTATTGAAGATGAAGAAAGGTCAAAAATTTTTGCAACAGCTGCAAAAATGCTAGCAAAATGCAGTAATCCTAATGAAACTCAAGGGGATTCAATAGGTTTAGGGCTGGGCAAAGTACAGAGCGGCAAGACTTCTTCTTTTATAGCCCTTAGTGCTTTGGCAATTGACAATGGTATAAAAGTTATCATTATTTTAGCAGGCAGTAAGAAAACTTTATTAAACCAAACCACTGAAAGGCTTAAGGAACAGTTAAGGGTCTCCAATAATGGTGGTGTGGCATTACTGACAACTTTAGATCGAATTCAAAGTATAAGAAGTGACTGTATTTCAAGGTTGGTTACTGTTGGCAAAAGTATTGTTATAACGATATTAAAGCATCAAGACCATATTGACCACATAGCGGAAGTGTTTTCCAACCCTGAATTAATGTGCCTTCCAACAATAATAATAGACGACGAAGGGGACCAAGCTTCTTTGAATACTCAAGCGAGGAAGAGAAAAAGGTCAACTATTTACAGTAGTATTAGCAATTTACGCTTTAGGTTTTCAAACCATTCGTATATAGCTTTTACAGCAACTCCGCAAGCAAATTTGCTTATTAGCACCTTGGATGAAATCCGTCCTAGATTTTGTGTATTAATTGAGCCAGGGAGTGGTTATACAGGAGGCTCCCAATTCCATGGTGAGAATGAGGAGCTATATAACGTAAGTGTCCCAGATGATGAGATTGGTTTTGATGAGGTGGGCGTGGAGGGTATTCCTAAGAGCCTAGAAAGTGCCCTTTCAACCTTTTTCGTTGGCGCTGCTATACGTACATTGCGTGGCGACCATGGGAACCATTCAATGCTTATTCATACTAGCCGCCTTCGTGGAAATCATCAAAATGTAGACGAAAAGCTAAGATTATGGCTTGAACGTTGGAACCAAATTGTCAAGTTAGACAGCCAAGATCCAGCTCGAGTGAATTTCAATACTGTAATGAAGGACGGCTATGAAGAGCTTTGCCGGACAGTCCAAAACATCCCTAGTTGGGAAGAGGTTACAGGTGCTATCGTTAGGGAGCTGATTAACTACCAAGTTTGGAAAGTAAATAGTGACAGGGATGCAGAGGTATTAAGCCGTGAAGACATGCTATTTAGAAACAATATTTTCGTAGGCGGGAGTATGCTTGAACGTGGGGTAACCTTACCGGGTTTAGCTGTAACATATATAACAAGAAGGGCAAACATCCAGCAGGCTGACACTGTTGAACAAAGGGCACGCTGGTTTGGGTACAAGAAGCACTATTTAGACACTTGTAGGATTTGGGCTACTACACATATTAGACAAGATTTTAAGGCTTTATTGGGTCATGAAGATGAGCTTTGGGAGTCACTAAGGCTTATGGAAAAAGAAGATATTTCCCTTGACGAATGGACAGCAGTATTACAACTTAGTCCACAATTTAGGCCTACTAGAGCGAATGTAGCGTCTGCGAGGGAGGTTAACCTTAGGAAGTGGTTGCTAAATAGGCTGCCAGCAAATAATGAAAACATAGCCAGAGGAAATGTTAAGATTGCTGAGAATTTTTTTGATTCAAACCATGCTGAAGTTGTTCGATTTGGCAATATTGAGCATAAATTTGTGCGTAATTGCGAACCGAATTATGTTCTTCAAGAGTTGATTGGCAAGATGTCAAATTGGGAGGTGACTGATTGGGATCTTCCATTTGTAATGGATCTATTTAATAAGCTTATAAGGACAGGGCAATTTACCGGGTTAGATGTCGTTAGAATGGCTTCGAATGCTGAACGGGAAAGGACTTTTATAGATGGTGTGATTGGAAGACTTCATCAAGGACGTTCCCAGAGCAGGATTCCTAGTGATCCTCACTATTATGCTGGTGATGCTAATTTACATGAAAACCGACCGCAGCTTCAAACACATTTTATTAAGCCTACGCAATGCAGTACTGGAGTAAGCACCAATATAACACTTGTAGCTTTGGCTTTGTTTATCCCAGAAGATTTAGCAAGAGCTACAGGGCGGTTGGTGAGAGGAAATGCTTAG
- a CDS encoding ATP-binding protein, with amino-acid sequence MAIEIGELFIRPTVGVYATYQRLSYKPWFAIAEFVDNSTQSYYQNREALIKQYHKEGGKKLKIEVIYDPQDKSLEIIDNAFGMEFGDFSRALILDSPPDDRSGRSEFGMGLKTAACWFGKRWMVETTRLGSERCFIATVDVDKLAKTQQDNLDFKVLPAEDNEHYTLIRIEDVQQPIRGRTATRVKEQLSSIYRVDLRSGEIQIYWNGELLEFKETPFLEEQNADGSVFVWKKNVLFTVPWERKDKELSVKGWIGIRNPGKAQDAGIVLLRRGRVILGGPGQGYKPHEIFGNPNQAPSQRLVGELGMDDWPVTQAKDGFDWNDGLEEEFIVALKSVTKDYVQKSIDFRASENRKFSRIEFERVAANTKKIFENKQFTEQVEQEIQGFLCEKSYEEEEDFEGLNSKHNSKENLPDAFNTPEEQEEYDLIRQVSEGPFEYRLQLEGHDWVFKLYWQDVTDANWMSLRFQSENEIEIFLNINHPFFAGHINSTAELELLQRFLMAMALAEKLSRLSTVHNDGFVDPADFRLFMNKILRWTGNTREVSIDD; translated from the coding sequence ATGGCTATTGAAATTGGAGAGCTTTTTATAAGACCTACTGTAGGTGTCTATGCAACATATCAGAGGTTAAGTTATAAACCATGGTTTGCTATAGCTGAATTTGTCGATAATTCAACTCAAAGCTATTATCAAAACAGGGAAGCCCTCATCAAACAATATCATAAAGAAGGCGGTAAAAAGCTCAAAATTGAGGTAATATATGACCCGCAAGATAAATCTTTAGAAATAATTGACAATGCATTTGGTATGGAATTTGGAGATTTTTCTCGTGCTTTGATACTAGATAGCCCACCTGACGATCGTAGCGGCAGAAGTGAGTTTGGCATGGGGCTCAAGACGGCAGCATGTTGGTTTGGGAAAAGGTGGATGGTAGAAACTACCAGATTAGGTTCAGAAAGATGCTTTATTGCAACAGTAGATGTTGATAAACTTGCTAAAACACAACAGGATAATTTGGACTTTAAGGTCCTTCCCGCAGAGGATAATGAACATTATACTTTAATTAGGATTGAAGATGTTCAGCAACCTATACGTGGCCGGACAGCCACTCGAGTTAAAGAGCAATTAAGTAGCATATATAGGGTAGACCTTAGGTCGGGGGAAATCCAGATTTATTGGAATGGAGAACTGCTGGAATTTAAGGAAACACCATTTCTTGAAGAACAAAACGCAGATGGTTCCGTTTTTGTATGGAAAAAAAACGTTTTGTTTACAGTGCCATGGGAACGTAAAGATAAAGAACTGTCTGTCAAGGGTTGGATTGGCATACGTAACCCCGGAAAAGCCCAAGACGCAGGAATTGTGTTGCTACGAAGGGGGAGGGTAATACTTGGCGGTCCAGGTCAGGGGTACAAGCCTCATGAGATCTTTGGGAACCCCAACCAAGCGCCATCTCAACGTTTAGTTGGCGAGTTGGGCATGGACGATTGGCCAGTAACTCAGGCTAAAGATGGTTTTGATTGGAACGATGGGCTTGAAGAAGAGTTCATTGTTGCTTTAAAATCTGTTACCAAAGATTATGTTCAAAAATCAATAGATTTTAGGGCATCAGAAAATAGAAAATTCTCGAGAATAGAATTTGAACGTGTTGCAGCAAATACAAAAAAAATATTTGAAAACAAACAGTTCACTGAACAAGTGGAACAAGAAATCCAAGGTTTCTTATGTGAGAAAAGTTATGAAGAGGAAGAGGATTTTGAAGGTTTAAATTCTAAGCATAATTCCAAGGAGAACTTACCTGATGCATTTAATACACCGGAGGAACAAGAAGAATATGACCTGATAAGGCAAGTTAGCGAAGGCCCTTTTGAATACCGACTCCAACTAGAAGGGCATGACTGGGTGTTTAAGCTTTATTGGCAAGATGTGACAGATGCAAACTGGATGAGCCTTAGGTTTCAATCTGAAAACGAAATAGAAATATTTCTTAATATAAACCACCCATTCTTTGCAGGGCACATAAACAGTACAGCAGAATTGGAACTGCTTCAGAGGTTTCTAATGGCTATGGCGTTGGCTGAGAAATTATCACGTTTGTCAACTGTCCATAATGATGGTTTTGTTGACCCCGCTGACTTTAGGTTATTTATGAATAAAATTCTACGGTGGACAGGGAACACAAGGGAGGTTAGTATTGATGACTGA
- a CDS encoding phage integrase SAM-like domain-containing protein, translated as MNRDYFSRWLNENTTLSYNSISKYLGAIKTMSNELLSKGVMEKPLYELNDSIEAERLKDKYFSVRQFREKDERGHRMYSRAFIYYIQFLKK; from the coding sequence ATGAACCGTGATTATTTTAGTAGATGGTTAAATGAGAATACTACTCTTTCTTATAACAGTATATCAAAATATTTAGGAGCAATAAAAACAATGTCAAATGAGCTTTTGTCAAAAGGGGTTATGGAAAAGCCTCTCTATGAACTTAATGATTCAATAGAAGCGGAAAGACTTAAGGACAAATATTTCTCAGTAAGACAGTTTAGAGAAAAGGATGAGCGTGGGCATAGAATGTATAGTAGGGCTTTTATTTATTATATTCAGTTTTTAAAGAAATAA